A window of the Elusimicrobiota bacterium genome harbors these coding sequences:
- the leuS gene encoding leucine--tRNA ligase, with protein sequence MPDFRDIDRKQQDKWRSSGAFGAAARPGAKKFYCLDMFPYPSGDGMHVGHSEGYTASDILCRFKRMNGFDVLHPMGWDAFGLPAENYAISTGIHPRLTTEKFISKFRRQIDSLGLSYDWSREINTTDPDYYRWTQWIFLQIFKKGLAYEATIPINWCPKCKTGLANEEVFGGKCDRCETPIEKKKLKQWMLRITAYADRLLADLEGINWPHSTMLMQQNWIGRSEGAEVDFELSAGRKLTVFTTRPDTLYGATYMVLAPEHPLVESLTAPERRSEVAAYVSAAANKSDLERTELSKDKTGVFTGAYAVNPVNGQKLPVWTADYVLTTYGTGAIMAVPAHDERDWEFAKKFGLKIIEVVKPPEGWPADKAFCETGIAVNSPAINGLSTPEATKKMTAWLEEKGLGRAKVNFKLRDWVFSRQRYWGEPIPIVHCAKCGAVPVPENDLPLKLPDVEKYQPTGTGESPLALIDDWVKTSCPACGGPAKRETNTMPQWAGSCWYYLRFIDPKNSHAFADKGLERAWMPVDLYIGGSEHAVLHLLYARFWHKVLHDLGFVSTAEPFKKLIHQGMILSYAYRDSKGVYRAYGELDIQDDGTAVTKEGETIKPVVEKMSKSKKNVVNPDELVAAYGADAFRMYEMFMGPLEDSKPWDMRGIEGTHRFLKRVWAWGCGIELAEAEPPKDLLILRHQTIAKVTEDMESLKFNTAISALMIYFNRLSREASPSKEDFSVFMRLLHPLAPHITDELWERSGGSGTLMKAAWPRPDAGVISERDIEVPVQVNGKLKARLKVKETTGDKELERLALESAAPYMIGKTLVKVIVVKSRLVSIVIK encoded by the coding sequence ATGCCGGATTTCAGGGACATAGACAGGAAACAACAGGACAAGTGGCGCTCCTCCGGCGCTTTCGGCGCCGCGGCCAGACCGGGAGCCAAAAAGTTTTATTGTCTTGACATGTTTCCCTACCCCTCCGGAGACGGGATGCATGTGGGGCACTCCGAAGGCTACACCGCCTCCGATATTCTCTGCCGGTTCAAACGCATGAACGGCTTTGACGTGCTGCACCCTATGGGCTGGGACGCGTTCGGCCTGCCCGCCGAAAATTACGCCATCAGCACCGGTATACATCCCCGCCTGACCACGGAAAAATTTATTTCCAAGTTCCGGCGCCAGATAGACTCGCTCGGATTAAGCTACGACTGGAGCCGGGAAATAAACACCACCGACCCGGACTATTACCGCTGGACGCAATGGATATTCCTGCAGATCTTCAAGAAAGGGCTCGCCTACGAGGCGACCATACCCATAAACTGGTGTCCCAAATGCAAGACCGGCCTGGCCAACGAGGAGGTTTTCGGCGGCAAGTGCGACCGCTGCGAAACCCCCATTGAAAAGAAGAAACTTAAACAGTGGATGCTGCGCATAACCGCCTACGCCGACCGGCTGCTGGCCGATCTTGAAGGCATTAACTGGCCGCACTCGACCATGCTGATGCAGCAGAACTGGATAGGCCGCTCGGAAGGGGCGGAAGTTGATTTTGAACTGTCCGCGGGCCGCAAACTTACGGTTTTCACCACCCGCCCCGACACGCTTTACGGCGCCACCTACATGGTATTGGCCCCGGAACATCCTTTGGTTGAAAGCCTTACCGCTCCGGAGCGCAGATCTGAAGTGGCGGCTTATGTCTCGGCCGCCGCGAACAAGTCCGACCTGGAACGGACCGAACTTTCCAAAGATAAAACCGGCGTATTCACCGGCGCCTACGCCGTGAACCCCGTTAACGGGCAAAAGCTGCCGGTCTGGACCGCGGACTACGTGCTTACCACCTACGGCACCGGGGCCATAATGGCCGTGCCGGCGCACGATGAGCGCGACTGGGAATTTGCGAAAAAATTCGGCCTTAAAATAATTGAAGTGGTCAAGCCTCCGGAAGGCTGGCCCGCCGACAAGGCTTTCTGCGAAACCGGCATAGCGGTCAACTCCCCCGCCATAAACGGGCTGTCAACGCCTGAAGCCACAAAAAAGATGACCGCCTGGCTGGAAGAAAAGGGTCTGGGCCGGGCCAAGGTGAATTTCAAGCTGCGCGACTGGGTCTTTTCCCGCCAGCGCTACTGGGGAGAGCCTATACCCATAGTGCACTGCGCCAAATGCGGCGCCGTGCCGGTGCCGGAAAACGACCTGCCATTAAAATTGCCAGATGTGGAAAAATATCAGCCGACCGGCACCGGAGAATCCCCCCTTGCGCTTATTGATGACTGGGTAAAAACCTCGTGTCCCGCCTGCGGCGGCCCGGCAAAAAGGGAAACCAACACCATGCCGCAGTGGGCGGGCTCCTGCTGGTATTACCTGCGTTTCATAGACCCAAAAAACTCCCACGCTTTCGCCGACAAGGGGCTGGAGCGGGCCTGGATGCCGGTTGACCTCTACATAGGCGGCTCCGAGCACGCGGTGCTTCACCTTTTATACGCCAGATTCTGGCACAAAGTGCTTCATGACCTGGGTTTTGTTTCCACTGCCGAGCCTTTCAAAAAGCTTATACATCAGGGCATGATACTTTCCTACGCTTACCGCGATTCAAAGGGCGTTTACCGCGCCTATGGAGAACTTGACATCCAGGACGACGGCACAGCCGTCACAAAAGAGGGCGAAACGATAAAACCCGTTGTGGAAAAGATGTCAAAGTCCAAAAAAAACGTTGTTAATCCCGACGAACTGGTTGCCGCCTACGGCGCGGACGCTTTCAGGATGTACGAGATGTTCATGGGCCCGCTTGAAGACTCGAAACCCTGGGACATGCGCGGCATAGAAGGCACCCACCGCTTCCTGAAGCGCGTCTGGGCCTGGGGCTGCGGCATAGAGCTTGCGGAGGCGGAACCGCCCAAAGACCTGCTGATACTACGCCACCAGACCATAGCCAAGGTAACCGAAGATATGGAAAGCCTCAAATTCAACACGGCTATTTCGGCCCTGATGATCTATTTCAACCGCCTTAGCCGGGAAGCCAGCCCCTCAAAGGAAGATTTTTCCGTGTTCATGCGCCTGCTGCACCCGCTGGCCCCGCACATAACGGACGAGCTGTGGGAGCGTTCCGGCGGCTCCGGCACGCTTATGAAAGCCGCCTGGCCGCGGCCGGATGCGGGAGTGATCTCGGAGCGCGACATTGAAGTGCCGGTTCAGGTAAACGGCAAATTAAAGGCCAGGCTGAAGGTTAAGGAAACCACCGGCGATAAAGAGCTTGAACGCCTGGCGCTTGAAAGCGCGGCTCCCTACATGATCGGGAAAACGCTGGTAAAAGTGATAGTGGTTAAAAGCAGGCTGGTCAGTATTGTTATAAAGTAA
- a CDS encoding LptE family protein → MKKGIIILSAALAMAGCSNSDILYRPAEQKMPQHIKRIAVRPFVNKTQQFGLEEKLNLKIIDEFLKNGEYSVSPENSAEGVLVGEISHYILTPIQYDVNLVPTVYKLNVVAVVRLLDKEYNRYIWEEPAFQVTKIYSASTLPGGLSEEQAREALWELLSKDIVRRTVEGFGSVTSVSKKGIPDAANSTIDKASATAENLPAGMPQAAGSGQAVAVSTGAGK, encoded by the coding sequence ATGAAAAAGGGAATTATAATATTATCGGCGGCGCTTGCCATGGCGGGCTGCTCAAATTCCGACATACTTTACAGGCCGGCGGAGCAAAAAATGCCGCAGCATATAAAAAGGATAGCTGTAAGGCCTTTCGTCAACAAAACACAGCAATTCGGCCTTGAGGAAAAGCTGAACCTTAAAATTATAGACGAATTCCTGAAAAACGGGGAATATTCGGTGTCTCCGGAGAATTCGGCCGAAGGCGTGCTAGTGGGAGAAATAAGCCATTACATACTAACCCCGATACAATACGACGTAAACCTGGTGCCCACGGTCTACAAGCTTAATGTGGTGGCAGTGGTGCGGCTGCTTGACAAGGAATATAACCGCTACATATGGGAGGAACCGGCCTTTCAGGTGACAAAGATCTATTCCGCCTCAACTCTGCCCGGGGGACTCAGCGAAGAGCAGGCCAGGGAAGCGCTTTGGGAACTGCTTTCAAAAGACATAGTGCGGCGCACGGTGGAAGGCTTCGGCTCCGTCACAAGCGTCTCAAAGAAAGGCATACCTGATGCCGCGAACAGCACCATAGATAAAGCCAGCGCCACCGCGGAAAATCTCCCGGCAGGAATGCCGCAGGCGGCAGGCTCCGGGCAGGCCGTTGCGGTATCCACCGGAGCGGGCAAATAA
- the holA gene encoding DNA polymerase III subunit delta, with amino-acid sequence MQILNPQSLEEEWRKNKLRPVYYFCGEEQTLAQTALARLKALFKPDTFNFSVHDAETADINNVTGEAQTAPMLSERRFVVLKRCDKLKKEGARILAEYLTNPTPFTSLFIVSPKRCDTSDQFAKALAPDCALVMFEQLNEFEARKFLKQKLEASGCEVSGEALETLVELLGNDAGTIAVEAEKIAIHHHGSKKPLSASDAVELAGFSKSQNPFDLSIAICDRAAAAAAAITDRLLAEDAEPLFLLNSVSKTLERLLKAKRLEAAGAGSSAPYQAGVSPGHYRHLAKAAGAYSEDKLLRGLKRCLETEALLKSSSGRDPGLLIRQLLYEILKLK; translated from the coding sequence ATGCAGATCCTTAACCCGCAGTCCCTGGAGGAAGAATGGCGCAAAAACAAACTGCGGCCGGTATATTATTTTTGCGGGGAGGAACAAACTCTCGCGCAGACGGCTTTGGCGCGGCTGAAAGCGCTTTTCAAACCGGATACTTTCAATTTTTCCGTCCACGACGCTGAAACCGCGGACATAAACAACGTAACAGGTGAGGCCCAGACCGCCCCCATGCTCAGCGAAAGGCGTTTTGTGGTCCTGAAGCGCTGCGATAAGCTGAAAAAAGAAGGCGCGCGCATACTGGCCGAATACCTCACGAACCCCACGCCGTTCACCTCGCTTTTCATTGTTTCCCCAAAAAGATGCGATACCTCGGACCAATTCGCCAAAGCGCTTGCGCCGGACTGCGCCCTGGTGATGTTTGAGCAGCTGAATGAATTTGAAGCGCGTAAGTTCCTGAAACAGAAGCTTGAAGCCTCAGGCTGCGAGGTTTCAGGCGAGGCTCTTGAAACTTTGGTTGAACTGCTTGGCAATGACGCGGGCACCATTGCAGTAGAAGCGGAAAAAATAGCCATCCACCACCACGGAAGCAAAAAGCCGCTCAGCGCCTCCGATGCGGTGGAGCTGGCCGGCTTTTCAAAAAGCCAGAACCCTTTTGACCTGTCAATAGCGATCTGTGACCGCGCCGCCGCCGCCGCCGCCGCCATAACGGACCGGCTGCTGGCCGAAGACGCCGAGCCCCTTTTTTTGCTCAACAGTGTTTCAAAAACGCTTGAACGCCTGCTGAAAGCTAAAAGGCTTGAGGCCGCGGGCGCCGGTTCCTCGGCCCCCTACCAGGCTGGTGTAAGCCCGGGCCATTACAGACACCTGGCCAAGGCCGCTGGCGCCTACTCCGAAGACAAACTTTTAAGGGGTCTTAAGCGCTGCCTGGAAACGGAAGCGCTGCTGAAATCTTCTTCCGGACGGGACCCGGGGCTGCTGATACGCCAACTGCTTTATGAAATTTTAAAGCTGAAGTAG
- the rpsT gene encoding 30S ribosomal protein S20, which produces MAKLKTGRHTSAIKAWRKSEKLASRNRGVRTRIHDAAKEFDGLIAKKDVESAQKLLPKVHALLDKAAKTGTIHWKAAARKKSRLALRIKTAVQTPAGK; this is translated from the coding sequence ATGGCTAAACTTAAGACTGGACGACATACCAGCGCTATTAAAGCATGGCGCAAATCCGAGAAGCTGGCCTCCAGAAACAGGGGCGTCAGGACCAGAATTCACGACGCCGCTAAGGAATTTGACGGCTTGATCGCCAAAAAGGACGTGGAAAGCGCGCAGAAACTGCTGCCGAAAGTACACGCTCTCCTTGATAAAGCCGCCAAAACCGGCACCATCCACTGGAAAGCCGCCGCCCGCAAAAAATCAAGGCTTGCCCTGCGAATTAAGACCGCGGTACAGACACCGGCTGGCAAATAG
- the murJ gene encoding murein biosynthesis integral membrane protein MurJ, with product MSEKSNSFAKNVSGFALASLVTKILGYARDVLLVAYFGAGALTDAYYAAFRLVNVFRRTVGEGAINASFIPLLEKERAKSEEGAKAFFSSVWTLIICVSAALALAGIILRRPLVRFFTGGFAANPEQLALTALLTAVLMPHLVFVNAAALLQAALNSARRFFAPALAPAVFSLSVIACLLFLRAGFAASLSPAQKITILAIVASASGLAQLAILAPMMRKEGYCLGLSSPGRALNGTQALAFALPAAAALAQDQLSMLINTVYASFLAPGSITAIYNAARIVQFPVSLFAASAAAVSLPELSRITAGSGEKNVNAATLELAFKTTALILLPAAIGLVFLSLPISRALFEHGRFTYEQSAVTSRAILFLALGLPAFGANKVAVSAFYGAGKNMLPVKVLFFQLCANALLGFPLMRAMGLKGLMLATSASSWGAAVFLLLRLEKATGFRAFGDKSSFFKITTASAAMGLAVLAVKLSCESFLSSAPLTAVGVVSGLVVYFWALKALGCEDRKLVTRGMF from the coding sequence ATGAGCGAAAAATCAAATTCATTCGCGAAGAACGTCTCGGGGTTCGCGCTCGCCTCCCTGGTCACCAAAATACTGGGCTATGCCCGGGATGTCCTGCTGGTGGCCTACTTCGGAGCCGGGGCGCTTACGGACGCCTACTACGCCGCTTTCCGGCTGGTGAATGTTTTCAGGCGCACCGTTGGAGAGGGAGCGATCAACGCCTCTTTTATTCCCCTGCTCGAAAAAGAACGCGCCAAATCGGAAGAAGGCGCGAAGGCTTTTTTTTCCTCCGTCTGGACGCTTATTATATGCGTCTCCGCGGCGCTGGCGCTTGCCGGCATAATACTGCGCCGGCCTCTGGTAAGGTTTTTTACCGGCGGATTCGCCGCCAACCCGGAACAGCTCGCTCTTACGGCGCTTCTTACCGCCGTTTTGATGCCGCATCTTGTTTTTGTGAATGCGGCGGCGCTTTTGCAGGCCGCTTTAAACTCAGCGCGCAGATTTTTCGCGCCGGCTCTGGCTCCCGCGGTGTTTTCCCTTTCGGTTATAGCCTGTCTGCTTTTCCTGCGCGCCGGATTTGCCGCTTCTTTAAGCCCCGCCCAGAAAATAACTATTTTAGCCATAGTGGCCTCGGCTTCGGGCCTGGCACAACTGGCAATACTTGCACCCATGATGCGAAAAGAGGGTTATTGTCTGGGTCTGAGCTCGCCCGGGCGCGCGCTTAACGGGACACAGGCGCTGGCGTTCGCTCTGCCCGCGGCTGCGGCGCTGGCGCAGGATCAGCTTTCCATGCTCATAAATACGGTTTACGCAAGTTTCCTGGCACCCGGCTCGATCACCGCCATATATAACGCGGCGCGCATAGTCCAGTTCCCGGTTTCTCTTTTTGCGGCCTCGGCCGCCGCGGTCAGCCTGCCCGAACTTTCAAGAATAACCGCCGGCTCCGGCGAAAAAAACGTGAACGCCGCCACCCTCGAACTCGCTTTTAAAACCACGGCTCTTATCCTGCTGCCGGCGGCCATCGGCCTTGTTTTTTTAAGTCTGCCCATTTCGCGCGCCCTTTTTGAACACGGCCGTTTCACCTATGAACAAAGCGCCGTCACCTCGCGGGCCATTTTATTTTTAGCTCTCGGCCTGCCGGCTTTCGGCGCCAACAAGGTGGCGGTCTCCGCTTTCTACGGAGCGGGAAAAAATATGCTGCCTGTAAAGGTTTTGTTTTTCCAGCTATGCGCGAACGCCCTGCTGGGGTTTCCCCTCATGCGGGCGATGGGCCTTAAAGGGCTGATGCTCGCCACCAGCGCCAGTTCGTGGGGAGCAGCCGTTTTTTTACTGTTGCGGCTTGAAAAGGCCACGGGATTCAGGGCTTTCGGCGATAAGAGCTCATTTTTTAAAATAACGACGGCCTCCGCAGCTATGGGCCTTGCTGTGCTGGCCGTAAAACTTTCTTGTGAAAGTTTTCTCTCCTCCGCTCCGCTGACCGCGGTTGGCGTAGTCTCCGGGCTTGTGGTATATTTTTGGGCCCTCAAAGCTCTGGGCTGCGAGGACAGAAAACTGGTGACGAGGGGAATGTTTTAA
- a CDS encoding GIY-YIG nuclease family protein, producing MDLTHLPPSPGVYLMRDASGAIIYIGKAKDLKKRVAQYFKKNPSDRRWKIPSLVALIRSIDYVASASEREALLTERVLIRRYQPFFNEMWKDSKSYPYVKITREDFPRVLFTRSKPRDGAAYFGPYPKLEPLKKLFGYLWRIKFIDLRRCRWDFSLAKPLDERKINACLYFHTGQCPAPCADKISKNAYASLAGRVADFLKGDFKKLRGAFRLKMARASKKLAYEEAGQYRDFLSAFDHMQERVFVNRLPENFIETATGRTGAVTALKTALQLARPPAHIEAFDTSSLFGKQAVGSSVCFINGEKNTAHYRKYRVNFQNTPEGGNDFAMMEEIVGRRLAQIKKTGETPPDLLLIDGGPGQLAAAMKALRTAEMKIPIIGLAKRLEEIYMPGRAFPLILDQAHPGLLLLEALRNEAHRFGIRYHRLLRGRAELER from the coding sequence ATGGACCTTACCCATCTCCCCCCCTCTCCCGGCGTTTACCTGATGCGTGACGCATCGGGCGCGATAATATATATCGGCAAGGCGAAAGATTTGAAAAAACGGGTGGCGCAATATTTCAAAAAGAACCCCTCCGACCGCAGATGGAAAATCCCCAGCCTGGTGGCGCTTATACGCTCCATAGACTATGTGGCCTCCGCCAGCGAACGGGAAGCCCTGCTGACCGAGCGAGTCCTTATCCGGCGTTACCAGCCTTTTTTCAATGAGATGTGGAAGGACTCAAAGTCCTACCCGTATGTAAAAATAACGCGCGAAGATTTTCCCCGCGTTCTTTTCACGCGCTCAAAACCCCGCGACGGCGCGGCTTATTTCGGCCCCTACCCTAAGCTGGAACCGCTTAAAAAGCTTTTCGGCTATTTGTGGCGCATAAAATTCATAGATCTGCGCCGCTGCCGCTGGGATTTTTCGCTTGCCAAGCCTCTGGATGAGCGTAAAATAAACGCCTGTCTTTATTTCCATACCGGCCAATGCCCCGCCCCCTGCGCCGACAAAATATCAAAAAACGCCTATGCATCTTTGGCCGGGCGAGTGGCCGACTTTCTGAAAGGGGATTTCAAAAAACTGCGCGGTGCGTTCCGGCTAAAAATGGCCCGCGCCTCCAAAAAGCTCGCCTACGAAGAGGCCGGGCAATACCGGGACTTTTTGTCGGCTTTTGACCATATGCAGGAACGGGTTTTTGTCAACCGGCTGCCGGAGAATTTTATAGAAACGGCCACGGGGCGCACGGGAGCGGTGACGGCGCTTAAAACGGCGTTGCAGCTTGCGCGGCCCCCCGCCCACATTGAGGCTTTTGACACTTCAAGCCTCTTCGGTAAACAGGCGGTCGGGTCCTCGGTCTGTTTTATCAACGGGGAGAAAAATACTGCGCATTACCGCAAGTACCGGGTTAATTTCCAAAACACTCCCGAAGGCGGCAATGATTTTGCGATGATGGAGGAAATTGTGGGCAGGCGGCTGGCGCAGATAAAAAAGACCGGCGAGACCCCGCCGGACCTGCTGCTTATTGACGGAGGGCCGGGGCAATTAGCGGCGGCAATGAAGGCGCTGCGGACGGCTGAAATGAAGATACCGATTATTGGGCTGGCCAAGCGGCTTGAGGAGATCTACATGCCGGGCCGGGCTTTTCCTTTAATTCTTGATCAGGCTCATCCAGGGCTGTTGCTGCTGGAAGCGCTGCGCAACGAGGCTCACCGTTTCGGAATACGCTACCACCGCCTGCTGCGCGGCCGTGCGGAGTTGGAGAGGTAG
- a CDS encoding MGMT family protein, translating into MKSYTPFQQAVWLACMKIPKGQTRSYKWIAKQIGKPGATRAVGSALGKNPFAPIVPCHRVIKSDGTIGGFSGAGGLSAKRSLLRKEKAPGF; encoded by the coding sequence ATGAAGTCCTATACGCCTTTTCAGCAGGCTGTATGGCTCGCCTGTATGAAAATTCCGAAGGGGCAGACGCGCAGTTATAAGTGGATAGCGAAGCAGATTGGCAAGCCCGGCGCGACGAGGGCGGTAGGCTCGGCCCTCGGCAAGAACCCTTTCGCGCCCATAGTTCCCTGCCACAGAGTAATAAAGTCGGACGGCACCATTGGCGGGTTCTCAGGCGCAGGCGGCCTGTCGGCAAAGCGCAGCCTGCTGCGCAAAGAAAAAGCACCTGGATTTTGA
- a CDS encoding RcpC/CpaB family pilus assembly protein, with amino-acid sequence MKLILVGLFLFLAVQPFDQPAFCDEPDAAPKQELKSEKPDKTVRSPDPGYRGMGLEFDSDSVFYISPDESVDIITVTSKFSATVKAEKVAATLLKKVRVIAVKPSETNKGRSIVQFALNPYEAQYLELASHQGDIWLSLRKKGDSEDAPMQIASWKKFLADVIPLRSSSGPQGAGEAVVEEAAPVPAGSGADRPAIIAAVQDLMRGESSVALNCSIDDNKVMFVQVGDRIDVLATLDLKEPKKQKLQKTTLTLLQNIRVLDIRRSESHPGRSILLLEPNFNEAQYAALAWNNADVQVLSRNKKDAEIHSMQPATFDYLFR; translated from the coding sequence ATGAAACTTATTTTGGTGGGTTTGTTCCTGTTCCTGGCAGTCCAGCCATTTGACCAGCCGGCATTTTGCGACGAGCCTGACGCAGCTCCAAAGCAGGAACTGAAGTCGGAAAAGCCGGATAAGACAGTCAGGTCGCCGGACCCCGGCTATCGGGGAATGGGCCTTGAATTCGATAGCGACAGCGTATTTTATATCTCACCGGACGAGAGTGTGGATATTATAACGGTTACAAGTAAATTTTCAGCGACGGTGAAAGCGGAGAAAGTCGCGGCTACCCTTTTAAAAAAGGTGCGTGTTATCGCCGTGAAACCTTCAGAGACAAATAAGGGAAGGAGTATCGTCCAGTTCGCGCTTAATCCCTACGAAGCTCAGTACCTGGAGCTGGCCTCGCATCAGGGGGATATCTGGCTTTCTTTGCGCAAGAAAGGGGATTCGGAGGACGCCCCGATGCAAATAGCGTCTTGGAAAAAATTTCTTGCCGATGTTATACCGCTTCGAAGTTCCAGCGGTCCGCAGGGCGCAGGAGAGGCCGTGGTTGAAGAGGCCGCGCCGGTCCCCGCCGGAAGCGGCGCCGATCGGCCCGCAATTATTGCCGCGGTGCAGGACCTGATGCGGGGAGAATCCTCCGTGGCGCTGAACTGTTCGATCGACGATAATAAAGTTATGTTCGTTCAGGTGGGAGACCGGATAGATGTTTTAGCCACTCTGGACTTGAAGGAGCCTAAAAAGCAGAAGCTTCAAAAGACCACTCTGACCTTGCTGCAAAATATCCGCGTGCTGGATATCCGAAGATCGGAGTCCCATCCGGGACGAAGCATTCTTCTTCTTGAACCAAATTTCAACGAGGCCCAATATGCGGCGTTAGCCTGGAATAACGCGGATGTCCAAGTCTTATCGCGGAACAAAAAGGATGCGGAAATACATTCCATGCAGCCGGCAACCTTTGACTACCTGTTTCGGTAA
- a CDS encoding type II secretion system F family protein, translating to MKFSYTARGTDGETLEGVLEASDQKTAIARLRERKLVVVEVTPQAKKKFFRSKVSNSDIVIFSRQMSTLVSSGVPIVQGLNILEEQAENPYFKTVVGALRLDIESGLSIADAMRRHPTVFDELYVAMIRAGEVGGILDAILERLSSYLEATEALKAKVKSALMYPLVVSIVAALITVFLIVFVIPIFKGIFSSFGGQLPFLTRSIIAISEILRGPAGIVLLVFVILFIWGVKKYINTEHGREHFDDLSLKLPVFGILLKKVAIAKFTRTLGTLIKSGVPILQGLETVAKTSGNVMIEKAINSSRDSIKEGGRISDPLKKANIFPPMVIQMISVGEETGSLDNMLNKIADFYDQEVDTAVKGLTSMIEPLIMVVLGAVIGTIVIAMFMPMFSLGELVSNG from the coding sequence ATGAAATTTTCATACACAGCAAGAGGAACCGATGGCGAGACGCTGGAAGGCGTGCTGGAAGCCTCCGACCAGAAAACGGCCATTGCCCGCCTGCGCGAGCGGAAACTGGTTGTTGTTGAGGTAACGCCGCAAGCCAAAAAAAAGTTTTTCAGATCGAAGGTCTCCAATAGTGATATCGTTATTTTTTCCCGCCAAATGTCCACTTTGGTGTCTTCCGGCGTGCCGATAGTTCAGGGCTTGAACATTCTTGAAGAGCAGGCGGAAAACCCGTACTTTAAAACCGTGGTCGGAGCGCTTCGCCTGGATATAGAATCGGGGCTGTCTATCGCGGATGCCATGCGAAGGCATCCCACGGTGTTTGACGAACTTTATGTGGCCATGATAAGAGCGGGCGAGGTGGGCGGTATACTTGACGCCATCCTTGAACGCCTGTCCTCTTACCTGGAAGCCACGGAGGCCCTGAAAGCCAAGGTCAAAAGCGCTTTAATGTATCCTTTGGTTGTGTCCATAGTCGCGGCGCTCATTACCGTTTTTCTTATCGTATTCGTAATCCCGATATTTAAGGGTATCTTTTCAAGTTTCGGCGGCCAACTGCCTTTTCTCACCCGGAGTATAATTGCTATATCTGAGATACTGCGCGGCCCGGCAGGCATAGTGCTTTTGGTGTTCGTTATCCTGTTTATCTGGGGCGTGAAGAAATACATTAATACCGAGCATGGCCGGGAACACTTCGACGACTTATCGCTGAAGCTGCCGGTATTCGGCATACTGCTCAAGAAGGTCGCCATCGCCAAATTCACAAGAACCCTGGGTACGCTGATAAAGTCCGGCGTGCCCATACTGCAGGGGCTTGAAACCGTGGCAAAAACTTCCGGCAATGTGATGATAGAAAAAGCCATTAACAGCAGCCGCGACTCCATAAAAGAAGGAGGACGCATCTCCGATCCGCTTAAAAAAGCCAATATCTTCCCGCCCATGGTCATACAGATGATAAGCGTCGGGGAAGAGACCGGCAGCCTGGATAACATGCTTAACAAGATAGCCGATTTTTACGACCAGGAAGTGGATACGGCGGTTAAGGGCCTCACCTCGATGATAGAGCCGCTTATTATGGTGGTGTTGGGCGCGGTTATTGGCACGATAGTTATAGCCATGTTCATGCCCATGTTCAGCCTGGGCGAACTGGTCAGCAACGGCTAA